A section of the Romeriopsis navalis LEGE 11480 genome encodes:
- a CDS encoding ExbD/TolR family protein — protein MRLPDEPDLPAQINLVPMVDIVFALLTFFIMSSLVLTRSEGLPINLPQANTAKVQTRQQVVVTIGPAGKLSVNKTATSLGQLVQQIQALLQNNQSKIVVINADAQVNHGTVVAVMDQVRKIQGARLAIATQQPQKKTVK, from the coding sequence ATGCGTTTACCCGATGAGCCGGATCTACCTGCGCAAATCAATCTTGTGCCAATGGTTGATATTGTTTTTGCATTGTTGACGTTCTTTATTATGTCAAGTTTGGTGTTGACCCGCTCTGAGGGGTTGCCAATTAACTTGCCCCAAGCGAATACGGCAAAAGTGCAAACGCGTCAGCAAGTTGTTGTGACAATCGGCCCGGCCGGTAAGTTGTCGGTGAATAAGACGGCAACATCCTTAGGGCAGTTAGTGCAGCAGATTCAAGCGTTGTTGCAGAATAATCAGTCTAAAATCGTGGTGATTAATGCCGATGCCCAGGTGAATCATGGCACGGTGGTGGCGGTGATGGATCAGGTGCGTAAGATTCAAGGGGCACGACTGGCGATCGCGACGCAGCAGCCCCAAAAGAAGACTGTTAAGTAG
- the rpmF gene encoding 50S ribosomal protein L32, with amino-acid sequence MACPKKKTSNGKRDQRRAHWKKQAEREAQKAMSLGKSVLTGRAKGFVYPTGEEEAE; translated from the coding sequence ATGGCTTGTCCTAAGAAGAAAACCTCTAACGGTAAGCGTGACCAGCGCCGAGCTCACTGGAAAAAGCAAGCCGAGCGTGAAGCTCAGAAAGCAATGTCCTTGGGTAAATCCGTTCTAACTGGTCGCGCCAAAGGGTTTGTTTACCCGACGGGTGAAGAAGAAGCTGAATAG